From one Planktothrix sp. FACHB-1365 genomic stretch:
- the rlmB gene encoding 23S rRNA (guanosine(2251)-2'-O)-methyltransferase RlmB: protein MYGRRTVQSALENERSLSRIWVVSQLKSDPRFFGLLQTAKANGAILNEVTYQRLDQVTQGANHQGIAAQISPYTYKDLNELIEIAQAASSQPVVIVADGIQDPHNLGAIIRTAEAIGAQGLIVPQRRAVGVTSTVMKVAAGSLETFPVTRVVNLSRALEDLKAAGFWIYGTSATATEALPTVKFNGAIALVVGNEGEGLSHLIEQNCDVLVSIPLSGETASLNVSVATGMALYEIYRQRNFQASDFS, encoded by the coding sequence ATTTATGGACGACGTACCGTTCAATCGGCTTTAGAAAATGAGCGATCGCTGAGTCGAATTTGGGTGGTTTCTCAACTCAAATCCGATCCCCGATTTTTCGGATTATTACAAACAGCAAAAGCCAACGGTGCCATCCTCAATGAAGTCACCTATCAACGCTTAGATCAAGTTACCCAAGGCGCTAATCATCAAGGCATAGCGGCTCAAATTTCCCCCTATACCTATAAAGACCTGAATGAGTTAATCGAAATTGCTCAAGCTGCAAGTTCTCAACCTGTTGTGATTGTTGCTGATGGAATTCAAGATCCCCACAATTTAGGGGCAATTATTCGTACAGCAGAAGCTATTGGTGCTCAAGGTTTAATTGTGCCTCAACGCCGTGCGGTTGGTGTTACCTCAACGGTAATGAAAGTTGCAGCAGGTTCATTAGAAACCTTTCCCGTCACGAGAGTCGTCAATCTCAGCCGTGCTTTAGAAGACTTAAAAGCAGCTGGATTTTGGATTTATGGCACTTCTGCCACGGCTACAGAAGCCTTACCAACGGTAAAATTTAATGGGGCGATCGCATTAGTTGTCGGCAATGAAGGAGAAGGATTAAGCCATTTAATTGAACAAAACTGTGATGTTTTAGTGTCGATCCCTTTGTCAGGAGAGACCGCCAGTTTAAATGTTTCCGTTGCAACCGGAATGGCACTGTACGAAATTTATCGTCAAAGGAATTTTCAAGCTTCCGATTTTAGTTGA
- a CDS encoding DUF1816 domain-containing protein has product MKELLISWLNAFGFAFWVEILTETPNCTYYFGPFMTQQEAQTSQFGYLEDLEAEGAQGIKVSIKRCKPNTLTIAEDLGNRVEQWIIPALSGQP; this is encoded by the coding sequence ATGAAAGAACTTCTAATTAGCTGGCTTAACGCTTTTGGGTTCGCGTTTTGGGTAGAAATTTTGACAGAAACCCCAAACTGCACCTACTATTTTGGGCCATTTATGACCCAACAAGAAGCTCAAACGTCTCAATTCGGTTATCTCGAAGATCTCGAAGCCGAAGGCGCACAAGGGATTAAAGTTAGCATTAAACGGTGTAAACCGAATACCCTAACGATTGCAGAAGATTTGGGAAATAGAGTTGAACAATGGATTATTCCGGCTCTCTCTGGACAGCCTTAA
- a CDS encoding alpha/beta fold hydrolase, protein MRLNTQIKGQGFPIICLHGHPGSSQCMSVFTNHLSQQYLTLAPDLRGYGKSRTRQPFEMEDHLQDLEALFQNFDLEQCVILGWSLGGILALELALKFPENVKGLILIASAARPRGNHPPISGLDYVYTGLAGLINWVFPSWRWNIELFGKRSLFRYLIQQHHAIAYHYLAQEAVPAFLQTSGLATQALNQALRLSYNRLEHLQQIDCPCLVLAGECDRHITAKSSQETAEYLPYSQFYSYPNTAHLFPWEIPQTVLTDIDNWLTEYLPPSQYHTNVG, encoded by the coding sequence TTGCGGTTAAATACCCAAATTAAAGGTCAAGGGTTCCCGATTATTTGTTTACATGGACATCCGGGTTCTAGTCAATGTATGTCTGTGTTTACAAACCATCTTTCACAACAATATCTCACTCTAGCACCAGACTTAAGAGGGTATGGAAAAAGTCGCACCCGTCAGCCGTTTGAGATGGAAGATCATTTACAAGATTTAGAAGCACTTTTTCAAAACTTTGATCTGGAGCAATGTGTGATTTTAGGATGGTCATTAGGAGGAATTTTAGCCTTAGAATTAGCATTAAAATTTCCCGAAAACGTTAAGGGTTTAATTTTAATTGCGTCCGCCGCCAGACCTAGAGGAAATCATCCTCCGATTTCTGGGTTAGATTATGTTTATACGGGTTTAGCCGGACTGATTAATTGGGTCTTTCCCAGTTGGCGATGGAATATTGAACTGTTTGGAAAGCGATCGCTATTTCGCTATTTAATTCAACAACATCATGCTATTGCTTACCACTATTTAGCACAAGAAGCCGTTCCCGCTTTTCTGCAAACCTCTGGGTTAGCCACTCAAGCTTTAAATCAAGCCTTAAGATTAAGCTATAATCGTTTAGAACATTTACAACAGATAGACTGTCCTTGTTTAGTTTTAGCGGGAGAATGCGATCGCCATATCACTGCTAAATCCAGTCAAGAAACCGCAGAATATTTACCTTATTCTCAGTTTTATTCTTATCCAAATACTGCCCATTTATTCCCTTGGGAAATTCCTCAAACGGTACTTACGGATATTGATAATTGGCTGACCGAATATCTTCCCCCTAGTCAGTACCATACCAATGTAGGTTAG
- a CDS encoding XDD3 family exosortase-dependent surface protein yields the protein MKTSTLKKLIGTTVASLCLVSVSGLPAVAGQLHNGWNYGIDSFTDGSGGESFNIRGIAIKETSDSVFVALTGGTPLAGNAYSRAADGNIGWGDLFLNFTNKKFTDASSQKSLFGVRFAEMNDSGVATTGLYGNVTGASVTGENSGYISLKEYYDHGFDTANTQGTDIATKQAAYDYFGDTTSILNVIDSGAKLGGIVSWSATDLQNQGLDFGHFTAQGTQTFGFSFNKSDLGLADGNYDYMASIFLECGNDGVALKGKIDVPEPGSLAGLALVGLTVLGSRLSKRQS from the coding sequence ATGAAAACTTCAACCCTGAAAAAATTAATCGGAACGACAGTAGCCAGTCTTTGTTTGGTCTCTGTAAGCGGTCTTCCTGCTGTTGCTGGACAACTCCATAATGGATGGAACTACGGAATAGATTCCTTTACCGATGGATCTGGCGGTGAATCCTTTAATATTAGAGGAATTGCAATTAAAGAAACCAGCGATAGTGTCTTTGTTGCCTTAACAGGTGGAACTCCTCTGGCGGGAAACGCTTACAGTCGAGCGGCTGATGGAAATATTGGTTGGGGCGATTTATTCTTAAATTTTACTAACAAAAAGTTTACAGATGCTAGCAGTCAAAAGAGCTTATTTGGAGTTCGTTTTGCGGAAATGAATGACTCCGGCGTTGCCACAACCGGGCTATATGGTAACGTAACAGGTGCAAGTGTTACAGGTGAAAATTCCGGCTACATTAGCTTAAAAGAGTATTATGATCATGGATTTGATACAGCCAACACCCAAGGTACTGACATTGCTACAAAACAAGCTGCTTACGATTATTTTGGTGACACAACATCAATTCTGAATGTGATTGACTCCGGTGCGAAATTAGGTGGTATTGTAAGTTGGTCTGCTACAGACTTACAAAATCAAGGACTTGACTTTGGACACTTCACTGCTCAAGGAACACAAACCTTTGGTTTTAGCTTCAATAAATCCGATTTAGGACTCGCCGATGGTAACTATGACTATATGGCTAGTATTTTCCTAGAATGTGGGAATGACGGTGTTGCTCTCAAGGGTAAAATTGATGTTCCTGAACCGGGTAGTCTTGCGGGTTTAGCGTTGGTTGGTTTAACTGTACTCGGTAGCCGACTGAGCAAACGTCAATCTTAA
- a CDS encoding peptidoglycan-binding protein — protein sequence MIESYAFLALALTYEDPTSDPFPGLNDVNWKKLSSQTYRYFLGLAVAVSVLTVAQTAQALVMSGDSGAQVRQIQQRLQQLGYFNANVTGYFGSLTQDAVIRFQRNYGLTADGIVGPQTLAALRLVTSEPSNPGSNRDLIGLGRGDSGPGVSDLQRRLQALGYLTVQPTGNFGTVTENAVIRLQQDYNIPATGLVTEATLALLNSTPQPLPDILPGTTLQLGDYGSAVATLQEALQNLGFYDGSITAYFDDRTEVAVQRFQQSQGIPATGVATSTTLIALNAYVPGVPSNPQFDDILRLGSQGSAVRILQGRLISLGYYTGAIDGVFGQTTRQAVINFQRAYGIQVTGEVGPTTALYLASAINTNRSASAVTLPIPIVQRPMSPITNSLSMVSLGDTGTEVRKIQRRLRELNYYNGPINGFFDTTTQNALMRFQQSAGITVNGIAGPTTQTYLFNPRPVSATPTRTVVVVGMTPPVSRLTNIQQLQQTLRIQGLYNGPINGIYDSSTQQAVAQARAFYGPSADTVLFGGL from the coding sequence ATGATTGAATCCTATGCGTTTCTCGCCTTAGCGTTAACCTATGAAGATCCAACTTCTGATCCATTTCCAGGATTGAATGACGTTAATTGGAAAAAGCTTTCCAGTCAAACCTACCGCTACTTTCTCGGTTTAGCGGTAGCTGTTTCAGTCTTAACCGTCGCCCAAACCGCCCAAGCTTTGGTAATGTCTGGAGATTCGGGAGCCCAAGTCAGACAAATTCAACAACGTTTACAACAACTGGGCTATTTTAATGCGAATGTCACAGGTTATTTTGGCAGTCTAACTCAAGATGCGGTGATTCGCTTTCAACGAAATTATGGTTTAACCGCCGATGGGATTGTTGGCCCCCAAACTCTCGCAGCTTTGAGATTAGTCACCAGCGAACCCTCTAATCCTGGCAGTAATCGAGACTTAATTGGCTTGGGACGGGGAGATAGTGGCCCCGGTGTTTCGGATTTACAGAGACGGTTACAAGCCTTGGGTTATTTGACTGTACAACCTACAGGTAACTTTGGAACTGTGACGGAAAATGCGGTGATTCGACTCCAACAGGATTATAATATTCCGGCAACGGGTTTAGTAACAGAAGCTACCCTCGCCCTCCTCAACAGTACACCACAGCCACTCCCTGATATCTTACCGGGTACAACGTTACAACTGGGCGATTACGGATCTGCGGTTGCCACATTACAAGAAGCACTACAAAACCTCGGCTTTTATGATGGCAGTATTACAGCATATTTTGATGACCGAACAGAAGTCGCTGTTCAACGGTTTCAACAAAGTCAAGGAATTCCGGCGACTGGAGTGGCTACATCCACAACATTAATAGCTTTAAACGCTTATGTTCCTGGGGTTCCCTCTAATCCTCAGTTTGATGATATTCTTCGATTAGGGAGCCAAGGCTCTGCTGTTCGGATATTACAAGGACGATTAATATCATTAGGATACTATACCGGAGCTATTGATGGCGTATTTGGTCAAACAACTCGACAAGCTGTGATTAACTTCCAGCGCGCTTATGGTATTCAAGTGACCGGAGAAGTAGGGCCGACTACGGCTTTATATCTCGCTAGTGCCATCAACACTAACCGATCTGCTTCAGCAGTCACCCTTCCGATCCCCATTGTTCAACGTCCTATGTCTCCGATTACTAATTCTTTATCGATGGTTTCTTTGGGGGATACAGGAACAGAAGTGAGAAAAATTCAACGACGTTTACGCGAACTAAATTACTATAATGGCCCCATTAATGGCTTTTTTGATACTACAACTCAAAATGCTTTAATGCGGTTTCAACAATCTGCTGGAATTACAGTCAACGGAATTGCTGGCCCAACAACTCAAACCTATTTATTTAATCCTCGACCCGTTTCTGCAACCCCCACTCGTACCGTTGTTGTTGTAGGAATGACTCCCCCTGTTTCCCGTTTAACCAACATTCAACAGTTGCAACAAACATTAAGAATTCAGGGACTTTATAATGGCCCTATTAATGGAATTTACGATAGTTCAACACAACAAGCTGTTGCACAAGCCAGAGCCTTTTATGGGCCTAGTGCAGATACCGTTCTATTTGGAGGACTATAA
- a CDS encoding transcriptional repressor, giving the protein MALYTAVSFKSELNDKGWRLTPQRETILQVFQNLPKGNHLSAEDLYNLLKSRGEAISLSTIYRTLKLMARMGILRELELAEGHKHYEINQPYPHHHHHLVCVQCNKTIEFKNDSISKTSMKQAEKSGFHLLDCQLTIHTICHEALRMGWPSLISSNWTCSKAIADCASEMDFELMEDGITD; this is encoded by the coding sequence ATGGCTTTATATACAGCAGTCTCGTTTAAATCCGAACTCAATGATAAAGGCTGGCGGTTAACTCCCCAACGGGAAACGATTTTGCAGGTCTTTCAGAATTTACCGAAAGGAAATCATTTAAGTGCGGAGGATCTGTACAATTTATTAAAAAGTCGAGGAGAAGCGATTAGTTTATCAACAATTTATCGCACTTTGAAGTTAATGGCCCGGATGGGAATTTTACGCGAATTGGAATTAGCTGAAGGCCATAAACATTATGAAATTAATCAACCTTATCCCCATCACCATCATCATTTAGTTTGTGTTCAGTGTAATAAAACCATTGAATTTAAAAATGATTCCATTTCTAAAACCAGCATGAAGCAAGCGGAGAAATCGGGGTTTCATTTATTAGATTGTCAATTAACGATTCATACCATTTGTCATGAAGCTTTACGCATGGGTTGGCCGTCGCTAATTTCTAGTAATTGGACTTGTTCTAAAGCGATCGCAGATTGTGCTTCTGAAATGGATTTTGAATTAATGGAAGATGGGATCACCGATTAA
- the sigC gene encoding RNA polymerase sigma factor SigC yields the protein MPATKIYADNNSNQPFEGYSEPEDLINNHLESDVDDLIDLDIEDASDAKLQKSVNRRTTDLVRLYLQEIGRVRLLGRDEEVSEAQKVQRYLRLVELRDNAASQEEGVINVYVRLIKTRDQLSAQLGHRPSLERWATTGGVDVTELKPILAAGKRRWAEIVGLTVEELDKIQAEGLKSKDQMIKANLRLVVSVAKKYQNRGLELLDLIQEGTLGLERAVEKFDPTRGYRFSTYSYWWIRQGITRAIATQSRTIRLPVHITEKLNKIKKAQRKISQEKGRTATIDDIAAELEMTPIQVREVLLRVPRSVSLETKVGTDKDTELGDLLETEEVTPEELLMRESLHRDLQHLLADLTSRERDVILMRYGLGDGHPYSLAEIGRALELSRERVRQIEAKALQKLRQPKRRNRVRDYLESLS from the coding sequence ATGCCAGCCACTAAAATCTATGCCGACAATAACTCGAACCAGCCTTTTGAGGGCTATTCTGAACCTGAAGATCTTATAAATAATCACCTGGAGTCTGATGTGGATGATTTAATTGATCTGGATATAGAGGATGCCAGCGACGCTAAACTCCAGAAATCAGTGAATCGTCGCACAACGGATTTGGTTCGACTGTATCTTCAAGAAATAGGTCGAGTTCGTCTGTTAGGACGAGATGAAGAAGTATCAGAAGCTCAAAAAGTTCAGCGTTATCTGAGGTTAGTTGAATTACGGGATAATGCAGCCAGCCAAGAAGAAGGTGTAATCAACGTTTATGTGCGTCTGATTAAAACCCGGGATCAGTTATCCGCCCAGTTAGGTCATCGTCCGTCTTTAGAACGATGGGCGACAACAGGGGGGGTTGATGTGACTGAACTGAAGCCAATTTTAGCCGCCGGGAAACGACGTTGGGCGGAGATTGTGGGTTTAACCGTTGAAGAATTGGATAAAATTCAAGCCGAAGGTCTAAAATCCAAAGACCAGATGATTAAAGCCAATCTGCGTCTGGTGGTTTCGGTGGCGAAAAAATATCAAAATAGGGGTTTAGAACTCCTCGATTTAATTCAAGAAGGAACTTTAGGACTAGAACGGGCTGTTGAAAAGTTTGACCCCACACGAGGATATCGGTTTAGCACCTATTCTTATTGGTGGATTCGTCAAGGCATTACGCGGGCGATCGCAACCCAAAGCCGCACAATTCGTTTACCCGTTCATATTACCGAAAAACTCAACAAAATTAAAAAAGCCCAACGAAAAATTTCTCAAGAAAAAGGTCGTACTGCTACCATTGATGATATTGCAGCAGAGTTAGAGATGACTCCGATTCAAGTGCGAGAAGTCTTGTTACGGGTTCCTCGTTCTGTTTCTTTAGAAACGAAAGTCGGGACGGATAAAGATACAGAATTAGGGGATTTATTAGAAACCGAAGAGGTGACACCGGAAGAATTACTGATGCGAGAATCTTTGCATCGGGATTTACAACACCTGTTAGCAGATTTAACCAGTCGGGAGCGGGATGTGATTCTGATGCGCTATGGCTTAGGAGATGGCCATCCCTATTCCTTGGCTGAAATTGGCCGAGCGCTAGAGTTATCACGGGAGCGAGTTCGCCAAATTGAAGCGAAAGCGTTGCAAAAACTACGCCAACCGAAACGTCGTAACCGGGTTCGGGATTATCTGGAGTCCCTGAGCTAA
- the psbZ gene encoding photosystem II reaction center protein PsbZ: MLTILFQVVLAALVILSFVMVVGVPFAYAAPQYWSQSKPLLYVGSGLWFALVILVGVLNYLVV; this comes from the coding sequence ATGTTAACAATTCTGTTTCAAGTTGTCCTTGCGGCACTGGTGATTTTATCTTTTGTGATGGTGGTGGGCGTTCCCTTTGCCTATGCCGCCCCTCAATATTGGAGCCAATCTAAGCCTTTGCTCTATGTGGGTTCTGGTCTTTGGTTCGCATTGGTCATTTTAGTAGGTGTATTAAACTACTTAGTAGTTTAA
- the ribH gene encoding 6,7-dimethyl-8-ribityllumazine synthase, whose amino-acid sequence MTVFEGNFTQTDSLRFAMVIGRFNDLITTKLLEGCQDCLKRHGIDPDPQGTQVDYVWVPGSFEIPLVAHQLALTRRYDAIICLGAVIKGQTPHFDYVSAEVSKGIAATAFQTGVPVIFGVLTTDTMQQALERAGIKANHGWNYAMDAIEMANLMRQIKQSSTLPPTTVDSTAILSASPSPALTGET is encoded by the coding sequence ATGACGGTTTTTGAGGGGAATTTTACTCAAACAGACTCCCTGCGGTTTGCGATGGTGATTGGTCGGTTTAATGATTTAATCACAACCAAATTATTAGAAGGGTGTCAAGATTGTTTAAAACGACATGGGATTGATCCTGATCCCCAGGGAACACAGGTTGATTATGTTTGGGTTCCCGGAAGTTTTGAGATTCCATTAGTCGCCCATCAGTTGGCCTTAACCCGTCGCTATGATGCGATTATTTGTTTAGGGGCTGTAATTAAGGGACAAACCCCCCATTTTGATTATGTCTCGGCGGAAGTCTCCAAAGGCATCGCAGCAACGGCTTTTCAAACGGGTGTTCCGGTGATTTTTGGGGTGTTGACGACGGACACGATGCAGCAAGCCTTAGAACGAGCCGGAATTAAGGCCAATCACGGTTGGAACTATGCGATGGATGCCATTGAGATGGCAAACTTAATGCGTCAAATCAAGCAAAGTTCAACATTACCCCCAACAACGGTGGATTCTACAGCAATTTTATCGGCTAGTCCCAGTCCCGCTTTGACCGGGGAAACCTAG
- a CDS encoding type II toxin-antitoxin system HicB family antitoxin, with protein sequence MKSSYTIIIQWSEEDQCYVVSLPEWGEHCHTHGDSYEEALKNAQEVLELLIESALNNHEPLPKPQLFGKTLERV encoded by the coding sequence ATGAAAAGCTCTTATACTATTATTATTCAATGGTCAGAAGAAGATCAGTGTTATGTCGTTAGTCTTCCTGAATGGGGAGAACATTGTCACACCCATGGGGATAGCTATGAAGAAGCGTTAAAGAATGCACAAGAAGTTTTAGAACTCCTGATCGAGTCGGCGTTGAACAATCATGAGCCTTTACCCAAACCTCAACTTTTCGGAAAAACATTAGAGAGAGTGTGA
- a CDS encoding glutamate-5-semialdehyde dehydrogenase gives MIIDDFSSLAPDHPLRRAYLASFELAKTKGMDRSRALQLMAKALRSRQNDILEANTLDLEASRDLGLSELITDWLKLTPERLETTVQILERLGQLPDPIGRVMSASYQLEQGQTYYQHIPLGVVALIYEAFPELAAIATGLCLKTANSLVLLGGTEATHSNNMIVQTLQIALEESGLPLGCLEILPSEQNAPIQRLVTQDQYLNLVIPYGRPHFVQQVVNQSTVPVLRSAMGNCYLYWSSTTSVDTVRWMILDSHDSKPDPVNAIEKVLIDPNQKSSSLVRLWNNLREAGFQLRGDEALAQEFTELTASETTEWSKPYLTRTVAFKVVENLEKAIAWMNTYSSGHANCLATESYSESRKFAQDVNSALTFINASPRFSRHLNRGDAIFLGISNQKGYRRGLIGLEALMTLKHVVQGNRQF, from the coding sequence ATGATAATTGATGATTTCTCTTCCCTTGCTCCTGACCATCCTTTGCGTCGTGCTTACCTGGCTAGTTTTGAATTAGCAAAAACGAAAGGAATGGATCGGAGTCGAGCCTTGCAACTGATGGCGAAGGCTTTGCGATCGCGACAGAATGATATCCTAGAAGCCAATACCCTCGACTTAGAAGCCAGTCGAGATTTAGGACTATCGGAATTAATTACAGACTGGCTGAAACTGACTCCTGAACGCTTAGAAACCACCGTTCAGATTTTAGAACGTCTGGGACAATTACCCGATCCCATTGGTCGGGTGATGAGCGCTTCCTATCAACTCGAACAGGGACAAACTTATTATCAACATATTCCCTTGGGGGTTGTTGCCTTAATTTATGAAGCCTTCCCAGAACTCGCGGCCATTGCAACAGGACTTTGTTTAAAAACAGCCAATAGTTTAGTGCTATTAGGCGGAACAGAAGCCACCCATTCTAATAATATGATTGTTCAGACGTTGCAAATCGCGTTAGAAGAATCAGGACTTCCTTTAGGTTGTTTAGAAATTTTGCCTTCTGAACAAAATGCCCCAATTCAAAGATTAGTCACCCAAGATCAATATCTCAATTTAGTCATTCCCTACGGACGCCCCCATTTTGTGCAGCAAGTTGTCAATCAATCTACAGTTCCCGTCCTACGTTCCGCCATGGGAAACTGTTATTTATATTGGTCATCAACGACGAGTGTAGATACGGTGCGATGGATGATATTAGATAGTCATGACAGTAAACCCGATCCGGTTAATGCCATTGAAAAAGTTTTGATTGATCCCAATCAAAAAAGCTCATCCTTAGTCCGATTATGGAATAACTTAAGGGAAGCCGGATTTCAATTGCGTGGGGATGAAGCCCTGGCTCAAGAATTTACCGAATTAACCGCTTCCGAAACAACGGAATGGTCAAAGCCCTATTTAACACGAACTGTTGCCTTTAAAGTGGTGGAAAACTTAGAAAAAGCGATCGCCTGGATGAATACCTATAGTAGCGGTCACGCTAATTGTTTAGCGACCGAATCTTACTCTGAAAGTCGAAAATTTGCCCAAGATGTCAATAGTGCTTTGACCTTTATTAATGCGTCTCCTCGATTTTCCCGTCACTTAAACCGGGGAGACGCAATCTTTCTGGGGATTTCTAACCAGAAAGGATATCGTCGTGGATTAATTGGTTTAGAAGCCCTAATGACCCTGAAACACGTTGTTCAAGGAAATCGGCAGTTTTAA
- a CDS encoding acyl-CoA desaturase: MTIATSPQYKPDWITIAFMVFLHAAALLAFLPSNFSWAAVGLALFLHWVTGGLGITLGFHRLVSHRSFEAPKWLEYFLIFCGTLACQGGPIDWIGLHRLHHQYSDQEQDPHDSTKGFWWSHLGWMLFHTPADEQIPRYTKDIADDPVYLFFQKYFLVIQVIFGILLYLIGGWSFVVWGIFFRVVVMFHCTWFVNSATHKFGYQTYESGDSSRNCWWVAVVTYGEGWHNNHHAFQYSARHGLQWWEIDLTWMTISLLQALGLAQKVKLPPANAEAQRI; the protein is encoded by the coding sequence ATGACGATTGCAACTTCACCTCAATATAAGCCCGATTGGATCACCATTGCTTTTATGGTGTTTCTCCATGCTGCCGCACTGTTGGCATTTTTGCCGAGTAACTTTAGCTGGGCTGCCGTAGGTCTAGCTCTATTTTTACATTGGGTAACTGGAGGCTTAGGAATTACACTAGGCTTTCACCGCCTAGTCAGCCATCGCAGTTTTGAAGCTCCCAAATGGTTAGAATATTTTTTAATCTTTTGCGGAACTCTAGCTTGCCAAGGGGGGCCCATTGATTGGATCGGGTTACACCGTCTCCATCATCAATATTCTGATCAAGAGCAAGATCCCCATGATTCTACCAAAGGGTTTTGGTGGAGTCACCTCGGCTGGATGTTGTTCCATACTCCAGCAGATGAACAAATTCCCCGTTACACCAAAGACATTGCAGACGATCCAGTCTATCTGTTTTTCCAAAAATACTTTTTGGTTATTCAGGTCATCTTTGGCATATTACTGTATCTGATCGGAGGTTGGTCTTTTGTCGTTTGGGGCATTTTCTTTCGGGTTGTGGTGATGTTTCACTGCACCTGGTTCGTCAATAGTGCCACTCACAAATTTGGGTATCAAACCTATGAGTCGGGAGATTCTTCCCGTAACTGTTGGTGGGTTGCGGTTGTCACTTATGGTGAGGGTTGGCATAATAATCACCATGCTTTCCAATATTCGGCCCGTCACGGTTTGCAATGGTGGGAAATTGATTTAACCTGGATGACAATTTCGCTGTTACAAGCGCTAGGGTTAGCCCAAAAAGTGAAATTACCCCCCGCCAATGCTGAAGCTCAACGCATTTAA
- a CDS encoding methionine gamma-lyase family protein, with protein sequence MEQLKEAEQELFPIFSGIDTQVKHNLQRVLDAFRRYRVGTHHFSGVTGYGHDDLGRQTLDQVFAEIMGAEAAAVRVQFVSGTHAITCALFGCLRPGDEMLAVAGTPYDTLEEVIGLRGQGQGSLLEFGISYRQLDLTFEGKIDWEALNTAITAKTRLVLIQRSCGYSWRSSLSIDDIEKIVQSVKQQNPNTICFVDNCYGEFIETREPPAVGVDLIAGSLIKNPGGTIVQAGGYVAGREDLVEAATCRLTAPGIGSSGGATFDQNRILFQGLFLAPQMVGEAIKGTHLTSYIFHQLGYRVNPLPFEPRRDVIQAIELGSPDKLIAFCRAIQQYSPIGSYLEPVPAEMPGYESHLVMAGGTFIDGSTSEFSADGPLREPYIVFCQGGTHWTHIALALEAAIEAIAQV encoded by the coding sequence ATGGAACAGCTAAAAGAAGCAGAACAGGAACTATTTCCGATTTTTTCTGGTATTGACACGCAGGTCAAGCATAATCTTCAACGAGTTTTAGATGCCTTTCGTCGTTACCGAGTGGGAACCCATCACTTTTCAGGCGTTACAGGTTATGGTCACGATGATTTAGGACGTCAAACCTTAGATCAAGTCTTTGCGGAGATTATGGGTGCAGAAGCGGCTGCGGTACGAGTGCAGTTTGTTTCTGGAACCCACGCCATTACTTGTGCCTTATTTGGCTGTTTACGTCCAGGGGACGAAATGCTGGCGGTGGCTGGCACTCCCTACGATACCCTGGAAGAGGTCATCGGTTTGCGCGGTCAAGGTCAAGGTTCATTATTAGAGTTTGGCATATCTTACCGTCAATTGGATCTAACTTTTGAGGGAAAAATAGACTGGGAAGCCTTAAACACTGCAATAACCGCGAAAACTCGCCTCGTTTTAATTCAGCGTTCCTGTGGCTACTCCTGGCGTTCTAGTTTGTCTATTGATGATATTGAGAAAATTGTTCAGAGTGTTAAACAACAAAATCCGAATACGATTTGTTTTGTTGATAATTGCTATGGAGAATTTATAGAAACTCGTGAACCCCCTGCGGTTGGGGTTGATTTAATTGCAGGTTCATTAATTAAAAATCCAGGGGGAACGATTGTTCAGGCGGGGGGTTATGTTGCTGGCAGAGAAGATTTAGTTGAAGCGGCAACTTGTCGATTAACTGCACCGGGTATTGGTAGCAGTGGGGGAGCTACTTTTGATCAAAATCGAATTCTATTTCAAGGGTTATTCTTAGCACCCCAAATGGTGGGAGAAGCGATAAAAGGAACCCATTTAACCTCCTATATTTTTCATCAATTAGGATATCGAGTTAATCCGTTACCCTTTGAACCGAGACGGGATGTGATTCAAGCCATTGAGTTAGGTTCTCCTGATAAATTAATTGCTTTTTGTCGCGCTATTCAACAGTATTCTCCCATTGGTTCCTATCTGGAACCTGTTCCCGCAGAAATGCCGGGATATGAAAGTCATTTAGTCATGGCGGGAGGCACATTTATTGATGGGAGTACCTCGGAATTTTCCGCCGATGGGCCGTTAAGAGAACCTTATATTGTGTTCTGTCAAGGAGGAACCCATTGGACACATATTGCTTTAGCGTTAGAAGCTGCAATTGAAGCGATCGCACAAGTTTAA